From a single Planococcus shenhongbingii genomic region:
- the rsgA gene encoding ribosome small subunit-dependent GTPase A, whose protein sequence is MNLIEQFGWNNSWQEKIGAAGIPGRVTLEHKNIYRVVTNNGEWLSTLSGKYRHQHLHSEFPAVGDWVMVEQMPGEEKGIIHQVLPRFSQFSRKAAGDTSNIQLIAVNVDYVFLVMSLNHDFNVRRLERYLLAAWDSGSNPIIVLTKKDQCADLEPYLRDVESVAFGVPVHAVSNVTGEGIENLQNLLAPNKTGALLGSSGVGKSSLINALSGSELMAVQDIREDDSKGRHTTTHRELVRLPGGGLLIDTPGMREFQLGDYEEGVESGFSDVEQLADECRFRDCQHGNEPGCRVQEALLTGELQHDRFRSYVKLKRELAHMERKSDAAAQKAERNKWKQITKDNRKRPVKKR, encoded by the coding sequence TTGAATTTAATTGAACAATTTGGCTGGAATAATTCATGGCAAGAAAAAATCGGCGCTGCTGGTATACCGGGGCGCGTTACATTAGAACATAAAAATATTTATCGGGTAGTTACGAATAATGGAGAATGGCTAAGCACCCTTTCCGGAAAATACCGTCATCAGCACTTGCACAGCGAATTTCCTGCGGTCGGCGATTGGGTCATGGTGGAACAGATGCCTGGTGAGGAAAAAGGAATCATTCATCAAGTCCTTCCCCGCTTTTCCCAGTTTTCACGAAAAGCGGCTGGTGATACATCGAATATCCAATTGATTGCAGTCAATGTCGACTATGTTTTTTTGGTGATGTCCTTGAACCATGACTTTAACGTCCGCCGCTTGGAACGATATTTACTGGCCGCTTGGGATTCAGGATCAAATCCCATCATCGTGCTGACTAAAAAAGATCAATGTGCCGACTTGGAACCTTATTTGCGGGACGTGGAATCGGTGGCTTTCGGAGTTCCGGTCCATGCGGTGTCCAATGTAACCGGCGAAGGAATTGAAAACCTGCAAAATCTCCTTGCGCCAAATAAAACCGGCGCATTGCTCGGTTCATCCGGTGTTGGAAAATCATCACTGATCAATGCTTTGTCCGGCAGTGAATTGATGGCTGTCCAGGACATCCGTGAAGACGACAGCAAAGGCCGGCACACTACAACACACCGTGAGCTGGTCCGGCTGCCTGGTGGAGGTCTATTGATCGATACACCGGGAATGCGTGAATTCCAGCTCGGTGATTACGAAGAAGGCGTTGAAAGCGGTTTTTCGGATGTCGAACAATTGGCAGATGAGTGCCGGTTCCGTGATTGCCAGCATGGCAACGAACCCGGATGCCGCGTGCAGGAAGCCTTGTTGACAGGTGAATTGCAGCACGATCGTTTTAGAAGCTATGTCAAGCTGAAACGGGAACTGGCGCATATGGAACGAAAAAGCGATGCAGCTGCCCAAAAAGCGGAACGCAATAAATGGAAACAAATTACGAAAGACAACAGAAAGCGTCCCGTCAAAAAACGTTAA
- a CDS encoding phospho-sugar mutase produces MTWQERIKRWLEHDKLDEQTKESLTLLKDDEKLAEDAFYQDLVFGTGGMRGEIGPGTNRMNVYTVRKASQGIANYIKENGEQAMARGMVIAYDSRRMSPEFAQEAARTFAANGIHTYLYSGPRTTPQLSFSVRYLNAFMGIVITASHNPPEYNGYKVYGEDGAQLNLEDADRVIEYVSKVEDELNIVNDTYQQDLLVTIDEKLDQAYITNALTVQEHSASPISAVFTPLHGASGATVKRLLEAAGYDGITYVKEQMEPDGEFPTVKSPNPEEASAFEMAQVYGKDNGADLLIAVDPDGDRVGIAVWSGSHYELLSGNQTGAILIEYVLRQKQKKATLPENGRIFKTIVTSEFGRVIADSYGVDCVDVLTGFKFIGEKLKENDSTKEFEFLFGYEESYGYLIRDFARDKDAVQAVLLLVEAAAYYKTQGQSLHDVLIELYGRFGWYRESLVSVTKKGVEGAREIQNLLAGMREKPLQAIAGIPVVSIEDYETQNRIFVDLNTDEKIELPQANVIKYFLKDGSWVCLRPSGTEPKVKYYFGVFADTEQESDEKLELIKESFLDEVNSR; encoded by the coding sequence ATGACATGGCAGGAACGTATCAAACGATGGTTGGAACATGACAAGCTCGATGAACAGACAAAAGAGAGTTTGACGCTGCTAAAAGATGATGAAAAATTGGCAGAAGACGCGTTTTATCAAGATTTGGTGTTTGGTACAGGAGGCATGCGAGGCGAAATTGGTCCGGGCACGAACCGCATGAATGTCTACACAGTCCGGAAAGCATCTCAAGGAATAGCGAATTACATTAAAGAAAATGGCGAACAGGCTATGGCGCGCGGGATGGTCATTGCCTATGACAGCCGCCGGATGTCTCCGGAATTTGCGCAGGAAGCAGCCCGCACATTTGCGGCAAATGGCATCCATACGTATTTATACAGCGGACCGCGGACAACGCCCCAGTTGTCATTCAGTGTCCGGTATCTGAACGCCTTCATGGGCATTGTCATCACAGCAAGCCACAATCCGCCTGAATACAATGGCTATAAAGTTTATGGCGAAGACGGTGCACAGCTGAACTTGGAAGACGCGGACCGGGTCATTGAATACGTCAGCAAAGTGGAAGATGAACTGAATATTGTCAATGACACCTATCAGCAAGACCTTCTTGTGACCATTGACGAGAAACTTGACCAAGCTTATATCACAAATGCTTTAACGGTCCAGGAACATTCCGCTTCACCCATTTCGGCGGTTTTCACTCCGCTTCACGGAGCGTCAGGAGCCACTGTTAAACGGCTGCTTGAAGCTGCAGGCTATGACGGTATCACCTATGTAAAAGAACAGATGGAACCGGACGGTGAATTTCCGACTGTTAAATCACCGAACCCTGAAGAAGCATCGGCTTTTGAGATGGCGCAAGTTTACGGCAAAGATAACGGAGCGGATTTATTGATAGCAGTGGATCCGGACGGGGACCGTGTTGGAATCGCAGTCTGGAGCGGCAGCCATTACGAATTGCTGTCGGGCAATCAAACAGGAGCCATTCTGATTGAATACGTACTGCGGCAAAAACAGAAAAAAGCTACGTTGCCGGAAAACGGCCGCATCTTTAAAACCATTGTCACTTCGGAGTTTGGCCGCGTCATTGCCGATTCCTATGGCGTCGACTGTGTCGATGTATTGACTGGTTTTAAATTTATCGGAGAAAAGCTGAAAGAAAATGACAGCACGAAAGAATTTGAATTTTTATTCGGCTATGAGGAAAGTTATGGCTACCTGATCCGTGATTTTGCCCGTGACAAAGATGCCGTACAGGCCGTCTTATTGCTTGTAGAAGCTGCTGCTTATTACAAAACACAAGGCCAAAGCCTGCATGATGTGCTGATCGAGTTATATGGCCGTTTTGGCTGGTACCGTGAATCGCTTGTTTCGGTAACGAAAAAAGGCGTAGAAGGCGCGCGGGAGATCCAGAACTTGCTGGCAGGCATGCGTGAAAAACCGCTTCAGGCCATTGCTGGAATTCCAGTAGTTTCTATAGAAGATTATGAAACACAAAACCGCATTTTCGTGGATTTGAACACGGATGAAAAAATCGAACTGCCGCAAGCGAACGTCATCAAGTATTTCTTGAAAGACGGTTCCTGGGTTTGCCTGCGTCCGAGCGGCACCGAACCGAAAGTGAAATATTATTTCGGTGTCTTTGCCGATACGGAGCAGGAAAGCGACGAAAAATTGGAGCTCATTAAAGAATCGTTTCTTGATGAAGTGAATAGCAGGTAA
- a CDS encoding response regulator has translation MKVLIADDHHVVRRGLLFFLKTQKDIEVVGEAVNGKEAVAMAGQLQPDIVLMDLVMPEMDGIEATREIKERYPHIIVLMLTSFSDRDHVVPAIEAGAAGYQLKDIEPDELVASLRSLMRGENILHPKATSELMKGPAEAAPHTVNLLTPREKDVLAELTKGKSNREIASALYVTEKTVKTHISNIFTKLEVQDRTQAALYAVKHGLTEAPK, from the coding sequence GTGAAAGTACTGATTGCTGATGATCACCATGTAGTTAGGCGCGGATTGTTATTTTTTCTGAAGACGCAAAAAGACATCGAAGTTGTCGGTGAAGCGGTAAATGGAAAAGAAGCAGTGGCCATGGCTGGGCAATTGCAGCCGGATATTGTGCTGATGGATCTGGTAATGCCGGAAATGGACGGCATCGAAGCCACCCGGGAAATTAAAGAACGTTATCCCCATATTATTGTATTGATGCTGACAAGCTTTTCTGACCGAGATCATGTAGTGCCAGCCATCGAAGCAGGAGCTGCAGGTTATCAGCTAAAAGATATTGAACCGGATGAACTGGTGGCATCGCTGCGCAGTTTGATGCGGGGAGAAAATATCCTGCACCCGAAAGCGACTTCAGAGCTGATGAAAGGGCCAGCCGAAGCTGCGCCGCATACCGTCAATTTATTGACGCCGCGGGAAAAAGATGTGTTGGCGGAATTGACAAAAGGCAAAAGCAATCGGGAAATTGCATCAGCTTTGTATGTAACTGAAAAGACGGTCAAGACGCATATATCCAATATTTTCACTAAACTTGAAGTCCAAGACCGGACGCAGGCGGCTCTTTATGCGGTCAAGCATGGTTTGACCGAAGCGCCCAAATAA
- a CDS encoding GAF domain-containing sensor histidine kinase: MLLDDHSNVTLLKEIAELLNEETDMDRMLEGAVWKLLNGSNFETAWIFFIDGQGKHRLVAEANLPPALKDNGCRHLQKGGCWCVKRFRDGELEKASNIIACQRIENSIVSNSGDSGGITHHATVPLQSGTEKFGLLNIAASERIGFSKDELALLESVAFQIGSAIKRIGLTRQEQELALVKERNRLARDLHDSVNQLLFSVTLTARGGIEMSEDPEIQDTFRDIQHLTQEALNEMRALIWQLRPKGLESGLLEAIKGYAEMLGLSMELKVTGVIQLPSRTEETLFRISQEALNNIRKHAGVNNVQLYMSITSSDVLLVIKDEGRGFLIDERLYIPSIGIQSMRDRASAEGGTVDWSSKIGKGTEILVRIPY; encoded by the coding sequence ATGTTGTTGGATGATCATTCCAATGTGACATTATTAAAGGAAATTGCAGAACTGTTGAATGAGGAAACCGACATGGACCGCATGCTTGAAGGGGCTGTTTGGAAGCTGTTGAACGGTTCCAATTTTGAGACTGCGTGGATTTTCTTCATCGATGGACAAGGCAAGCATCGATTAGTGGCGGAGGCAAATTTGCCTCCGGCTTTAAAAGACAACGGCTGCCGGCATCTGCAAAAAGGCGGCTGCTGGTGCGTCAAACGTTTTCGCGACGGGGAGCTTGAAAAAGCTTCAAATATTATTGCTTGCCAACGCATAGAAAATTCCATCGTGTCGAATTCGGGAGATTCCGGGGGCATCACCCACCATGCGACGGTGCCGCTGCAGTCGGGAACTGAAAAGTTTGGGCTTCTCAATATCGCTGCTTCTGAAAGAATCGGCTTTTCAAAAGATGAATTGGCACTTCTGGAGTCAGTGGCTTTCCAAATTGGTTCAGCGATAAAGCGAATCGGTTTAACGAGACAAGAGCAAGAGTTGGCTCTTGTAAAAGAACGCAATCGGTTGGCGCGTGATCTGCATGATTCGGTAAACCAGCTGCTGTTTTCTGTCACGCTGACGGCCAGAGGCGGCATTGAAATGTCTGAAGACCCGGAAATTCAGGACACTTTCCGAGACATCCAACATTTGACACAGGAAGCGTTGAATGAAATGCGGGCTCTTATTTGGCAATTGCGTCCGAAAGGCCTGGAAAGCGGATTGCTTGAAGCGATTAAAGGGTATGCTGAAATGCTTGGGTTGTCTATGGAGCTGAAAGTGACGGGGGTCATCCAGCTGCCTTCCCGGACAGAGGAGACGCTATTCCGGATTTCGCAGGAAGCATTGAATAATATCAGGAAACATGCAGGCGTTAACAACGTTCAACTGTATATGTCTATAACTTCTTCAGATGTTTTGCTGGTCATAAAAGATGAAGGCCGTGGATTTTTGATTGACGAGCGGCTGTATATCCCATCAATCGGCATTCAAAGCATGCGTGACCGTGCAAGTGCTGAAGGCGGCACAGTCGACTGGTCAAGCAAAATAGGAAAAGGGACAGAAATTCTCGTTCGGATTCCGTATTAA
- a CDS encoding carbon-nitrogen hydrolase family protein, producing MPEQFDLSDFEKSMVIREMTYSDINAILEMQRLCFPGMDPWKEEQLRSHLGIFPQGQLVAELDGKVIGSCSSLLINFDEYDDRHTWDDVTDGGYITNHNPDGYNMYGIEVMVHPDFRRMQVGQRLYEARKELARELNLKSIILGGRIPNYHKHADEMSPREYVDAVSRHKIYDPVLTFQLMNGFQLMRINPNYLQDDLASGKYATLMEWNNVDYKPISKRHFKTSLPVRICVVQYLMRAIESFDDLANQVEYFVDVASDAHSDFVVFPEIFTTQLMSFLNEPSPSQAVRKLTEYTPQYIELFTDLAVRYNINIIGGSHFVKEENDEIYNIAYLFRRDGSIDKQYKIHITPNERKWWGISAGDSVRVFDTDCGKIAIQICYDIEFPELARIATDMGANIIFSPFCTEDRQGYLRVRYCAQARAVENQIYTVISGTVGNLPQTENMDIQYAQSGIFAPSDFEFARDGIVGETNANLEMVLIGDVDLEILRRQRQNGTVKQLKDRRHDVYSINYKKD from the coding sequence GTGCCAGAACAATTCGATTTATCCGATTTCGAAAAAAGCATGGTCATTCGGGAAATGACTTATTCTGATATTAATGCCATCCTGGAAATGCAGCGTCTGTGTTTTCCTGGGATGGACCCATGGAAAGAAGAACAATTACGAAGCCATTTAGGCATTTTCCCTCAAGGTCAGCTTGTAGCAGAATTGGATGGCAAAGTCATTGGTTCCTGTTCAAGCTTATTGATCAACTTTGATGAATACGACGATCGCCATACATGGGACGATGTGACTGACGGTGGTTATATTACGAACCATAACCCTGATGGTTACAATATGTATGGAATTGAAGTAATGGTGCATCCGGATTTTCGCCGGATGCAAGTAGGGCAGCGGCTCTATGAAGCGAGAAAAGAACTGGCTCGTGAATTGAATTTAAAATCCATCATTCTTGGAGGGCGCATTCCGAATTACCATAAGCATGCGGATGAAATGTCACCGCGGGAATACGTGGATGCAGTATCACGCCATAAAATCTATGATCCAGTTTTAACATTCCAATTGATGAACGGTTTCCAATTGATGCGCATCAATCCGAATTATTTGCAGGATGATTTGGCATCCGGGAAGTACGCGACATTAATGGAATGGAACAACGTCGATTATAAACCAATTTCCAAGCGGCATTTTAAAACAAGCTTGCCAGTGCGAATTTGTGTGGTCCAGTACTTGATGCGTGCCATTGAATCATTTGACGACCTTGCCAATCAAGTAGAATACTTCGTGGATGTAGCATCAGATGCACATTCCGATTTCGTGGTATTCCCAGAGATTTTTACAACGCAATTGATGTCATTCCTGAATGAGCCATCACCTAGTCAGGCAGTCCGCAAATTGACGGAATACACGCCGCAGTATATTGAATTGTTTACGGACCTTGCGGTGCGCTACAACATCAACATCATCGGCGGATCGCATTTTGTAAAAGAAGAAAACGATGAAATTTACAATATCGCGTATTTATTCCGCCGGGATGGTTCCATTGATAAACAATACAAAATCCACATCACACCGAATGAGCGGAAATGGTGGGGAATTTCTGCTGGAGACTCCGTGCGTGTATTTGATACGGATTGCGGTAAAATCGCTATTCAGATTTGCTATGATATCGAGTTCCCGGAACTTGCGCGTATTGCGACAGATATGGGTGCGAATATCATCTTTTCTCCTTTCTGTACAGAAGACCGCCAAGGCTATTTGCGCGTTCGTTATTGTGCACAAGCCCGGGCTGTGGAAAATCAGATTTATACTGTTATTTCCGGAACGGTCGGCAACTTGCCGCAAACGGAAAATATGGATATCCAATACGCTCAGTCCGGCATCTTTGCGCCGTCTGATTTTGAATTTGCCCGCGACGGCATTGTTGGAGAAACCAATGCAAACCTTGAAATGGTGCTGATCGGGGATGTCGATCTTGAAATCCTTCGCCGCCAGCGCCAAAATGGTACCGTCAAGCAGCTGAAAGACCGCCGGCATGACGTTTACAGCATAAATTATAAAAAAGATTGA